One part of the Athene noctua chromosome Z, bAthNoc1.hap1.1, whole genome shotgun sequence genome encodes these proteins:
- the MRPS30 gene encoding large ribosomal subunit protein mL65 isoform X2 translates to MAASRGRRLLWHGRCWFSQTESAVPPQTPDSLYPPIVASATAKSKAAKRRRLEHFKQRVHAAASIEEKLRLYGQLQRPKYMVYPQTFALNADRWYRSFTKTVFVPGLPPRAPGASKTPEPAAGAAPYLDVGELRSLACDALLQESFYQNKKRPFLYRDQDHTPGPFLTQLVSTLAALLSGRNPLLAASSLDLKPEVNYYWHHGEEIVVHGHRKGRVDPVRFQIDDNPHLQIRVPKQLPEIVPLESDLGDVPIINHKPSKLPLFKKQYENKVFIGSKVADPCCYGHTQFHLIPDKLKRERFVKAHLEDQIEVLYRANGIASLFAWTAAQAMYQGFWNEADVTRPFVSQAVVTDGKYFAFFCYQLNTLALTAETIQNNPRKNICWGTDSKPLYDVVEDGSVKGFNDEVLLQLVRFLLNRPKEV, encoded by the exons ATGGCGGCGTCCCGCGGGCGGCGGCTGCTCTGGCACGGCCGATGCTGGTTCTCGCAGACGGAGTCTGCTGTCCCCCCGCAGACCCCGGACTCGCTGTACCCGCCCATAGTGGCTTCCGCCACGGCGAAGAGCAAAGCGGCCAAGCGGCGGCGCCTGGAGCATTTCAAACAGCGGGTGCACGCGGCGGCCTCCATCGAGGAGAAGCTGCGGCTCTACGGGCAGCTCCAGCGGCCCAAGTACATGGTTTACCCGCAGACCTTCGCCCTCAACGCCGACCGCTGGTACCGGAGCTTCACCAAGACCGTCTTCGTGCCGGGGTTGCCCCCGAGA GCACCAGGAGCTTCGAAAACCCCGGAGCCtgcggcgggagcggcgccgTACCTGGATGTGGGCGAGCTGCGCTCCCTCGCCTGCGACGCCCTCCTGCAGGAGAGCTTCTACCAGAATAAGAAGCGGCCGTTCCTCTACCGCGATCAGGATCATACGCCCGGCCCGTTCCTTACACAGCTCGTCTCCACCCTCGCCGCTCTCCTGTCCGGTCGCAACCCGCTGCTGGCAGCCTCCTCCCTTG atctGAAACCTGAAGTTAACTATTACTGGCACCATGGTGAGGAAATTGTTGTTCATGGGCATCGAAAGGGTAGAGTCGATCCTGTGCGATTTCAGATAGATGATAATCCGCACCTCCAGATCCGTGTACCAAAGCAACTTCCAGAG attgTCCCGCTGGAGTCAGATCTTGGAGATGTTCCCATTATTAATCACAAACCATCCAAACTGCCGTTGTTCAAAAAGCAGTATGAAAACAAGGTATTTATAG GATCAAAGGTAGCAGATCCATGCTGTTATGGACACACTCAGTTTCATCTTATTCCTGATAAACTAAAACGGGAGAGGTTTGTAAAAGCACATCTTGAGGATCAGATTGAAGTTCTTTATCGAGCTAATGGTATTGCAAGTCTGTTTGCCTGGACAGCAGCACAAGCAATGTATCAAG GATTCTGGAATGAAGCAGATGTGACCCGTCCTTTTGTATCGCAGGCAGTAGTGACTGATGGAAAatactttgctttcttttgttacCAGCTAAACACTTTAGCATTAACTGCAGAAACTATTCAAAATAACCCTCGGAAGAATATCTGTTGGGGTACAGACAGTAAGCCATTGTATGATGTTGTGGAAGATGGTAGTGTGAAAGGCTTTAATGATGAAGTTCTGCTTCAGTTGGTTCGTTTTCTATTAAACAGGCCAAAAGAGGTATAA
- the MRPS30 gene encoding large ribosomal subunit protein mL65 isoform X1: protein MAASRGRRLLWHGRCWFSQTESAVPPQTPDSLYPPIVASATAKSKAAKRRRLEHFKQRVHAAASIEEKLRLYGQLQRPKYMVYPQTFALNADRWYRSFTKTVFVPGLPPRAAPAAAKAPGTVAPEAAKTPEAAKTPEAAKTPEAAAGVAPEATKAPEPGTEAPGASKTPEPAAGAAPYLDVGELRSLACDALLQESFYQNKKRPFLYRDQDHTPGPFLTQLVSTLAALLSGRNPLLAASSLDLKPEVNYYWHHGEEIVVHGHRKGRVDPVRFQIDDNPHLQIRVPKQLPEIVPLESDLGDVPIINHKPSKLPLFKKQYENKVFIGSKVADPCCYGHTQFHLIPDKLKRERFVKAHLEDQIEVLYRANGIASLFAWTAAQAMYQGFWNEADVTRPFVSQAVVTDGKYFAFFCYQLNTLALTAETIQNNPRKNICWGTDSKPLYDVVEDGSVKGFNDEVLLQLVRFLLNRPKEV from the exons ATGGCGGCGTCCCGCGGGCGGCGGCTGCTCTGGCACGGCCGATGCTGGTTCTCGCAGACGGAGTCTGCTGTCCCCCCGCAGACCCCGGACTCGCTGTACCCGCCCATAGTGGCTTCCGCCACGGCGAAGAGCAAAGCGGCCAAGCGGCGGCGCCTGGAGCATTTCAAACAGCGGGTGCACGCGGCGGCCTCCATCGAGGAGAAGCTGCGGCTCTACGGGCAGCTCCAGCGGCCCAAGTACATGGTTTACCCGCAGACCTTCGCCCTCAACGCCGACCGCTGGTACCGGAGCTTCACCAAGACCGTCTTCGTGCCGGGGTTGCCCCCGAGAGCGGCGCCGGCAGCCGCGAAAGCCCCGGGAACGGTGGCGCCGGAGGCCGCGAAAACGCCGGAGGCCGCGAAAACGCCGGAGGCCGCGAAAACGCCGGAGGCCGCGGCGGGAGTAGCGCCCGAGGCCACCAAAGCCCCAGAGCCAGGAACGGAGGCACCAGGAGCTTCGAAAACCCCGGAGCCtgcggcgggagcggcgccgTACCTGGATGTGGGCGAGCTGCGCTCCCTCGCCTGCGACGCCCTCCTGCAGGAGAGCTTCTACCAGAATAAGAAGCGGCCGTTCCTCTACCGCGATCAGGATCATACGCCCGGCCCGTTCCTTACACAGCTCGTCTCCACCCTCGCCGCTCTCCTGTCCGGTCGCAACCCGCTGCTGGCAGCCTCCTCCCTTG atctGAAACCTGAAGTTAACTATTACTGGCACCATGGTGAGGAAATTGTTGTTCATGGGCATCGAAAGGGTAGAGTCGATCCTGTGCGATTTCAGATAGATGATAATCCGCACCTCCAGATCCGTGTACCAAAGCAACTTCCAGAG attgTCCCGCTGGAGTCAGATCTTGGAGATGTTCCCATTATTAATCACAAACCATCCAAACTGCCGTTGTTCAAAAAGCAGTATGAAAACAAGGTATTTATAG GATCAAAGGTAGCAGATCCATGCTGTTATGGACACACTCAGTTTCATCTTATTCCTGATAAACTAAAACGGGAGAGGTTTGTAAAAGCACATCTTGAGGATCAGATTGAAGTTCTTTATCGAGCTAATGGTATTGCAAGTCTGTTTGCCTGGACAGCAGCACAAGCAATGTATCAAG GATTCTGGAATGAAGCAGATGTGACCCGTCCTTTTGTATCGCAGGCAGTAGTGACTGATGGAAAatactttgctttcttttgttacCAGCTAAACACTTTAGCATTAACTGCAGAAACTATTCAAAATAACCCTCGGAAGAATATCTGTTGGGGTACAGACAGTAAGCCATTGTATGATGTTGTGGAAGATGGTAGTGTGAAAGGCTTTAATGATGAAGTTCTGCTTCAGTTGGTTCGTTTTCTATTAAACAGGCCAAAAGAGGTATAA